From the Centropristis striata isolate RG_2023a ecotype Rhode Island chromosome 5, C.striata_1.0, whole genome shotgun sequence genome, the window TTGATTATATATCTCTGTCCACTGTAGCAAGTGAAGGGAATCTGTGTGTAGTGAAACAGGAACACAAACAGACCGGGAGTCTCGATCAGTGAGCGTAAATGCGGTTAATAAGTATAAAATGTATACAACGGGATATCTGTGTGATTTGAACAGATGTTTGAGCAGAAAACGCTTCactaaatgtgacaaaaatagacttaaagtgtaaaaaacacaacacaaaaatgcGTCCACTGGGGATTGACAGtaagtttattatattattaagcGTATTATTACTCGTCTGTATAAATGGGACAAAagcatatacaggtgcatctcaataaattagaatatcatagaaaagtttatgtcagtaattcatttcaaaatgtggaataacacattatatagatccattacacacagaatgaaatatttcatgtcctaatttatttaatttcttcttattataatgattatgactggggcgtcccagtggctcacactggtagagcgcttgccatgtaggctgaggccttgctgcggcggagctgggttcgaatccggcctgagctccctttgccgcatgtcttcccctctgtcaccccctttcactctgtcactgtcaataaagcataaaaatggctaaaaaataatctttaaaaaaagaagaccaATTTTATGTTTAAGTAtgttaaatatggaaatgttggcctctggaaagtatgtccatctatatgactcaatacttggttggggctatttgacttgaactactggaaatggccttttccatcatattctaatttgttgagatgcacctgtaactACTAATCccaaaatattcacatcattGACCAAACGCTGTCATCCGCATACTATTTTTGACcactttcacttgtttgatcATCTGTACTCATcgctcttttctttattttttatgaccaAGAGCTTGAGACAACTGAcctgtctctcactctttcaAGTGTCCCTTTCCCCTTTTGTTTtaagtagggccgggacttgattaaaaaaaataatctaattaattagaggctttgtaattaattaatcgaaattaatcacattttaatcgcatataaatatttgacctgagaacagtgagaagtaatttttttcacatggatttttagtataccattgaataatgactgaatacataagcttaagcaacaaaaatattgtttatttttgttcaagtccaacagaccagtgcaatttttgccattaagtgtagcaatagcatatttagaaatatagtacatttcagaaattcaggtagcctataggtaggtagaccttctgtaaactataatactttggttttttaagtaaaacacaatccacgctagctaccacactagccgctagttgctatatgttttgcattgaggtgatacttgaggctggatgtgctgcggtgatatgcgaattccttgttgcatagcaacacaaccatgctcttattgacgcttccatccgttcgtTTTTTGTAACGAAATTTCCCATCCAccgggccaaccaaagcgctctcatcagcttcttccttcatgttcactgtggtttgttgttgtctgaactaatgaacgctagttggtgctccagtataatcggtccggctgaaactcatccagtgagaaacgttccgcggtgcaaaaataagtgcgattaaaatgcgtacatttttttaacgtgttaatttttgtgtaattaattaatcttaattagcgcgttaaagtcccggccctagttttaaGTGAATCTTCTCACCGTCTCAAACACGGCGTAGTCCTCTCCGTAGTTGGCTCCAGGCACCAGGCCCGGTCCACCGACGAGCCCGGCACACACGTTGCTCACGACGTTTCCGTACAAGTTCGGCATGACCATCACATCGAACTGCTGGGGCCTGGAAACCAGCTGAATAAAACACAATCTCACAACTCTATTTTACATTAAGttcatgcattattattattattattcatagcTGAATAAACGAGCCAGCGTGAGACTGGGCTCACAATTATATGTAAATGCAAATTATGTGTCATGAACTGTGAAAAGCTCTTTGTATTGTACACATAACCAAGTTAGCCTCCAGCCATTACCCTTTATTTAATATAGCAACAGAAATGTGAGTCACTGCACAAAAGGGTGGCGATTATATGCACAGCACATAATGAAATAATCAGCGTGACAGCGTGCAGGCAGGCTGCAGCTACCTGCATGGTGGTGTTGTCCACAATCATGCTGTCGAAAGTGATTTCAGGGTAACCGCTGGCTACTTCCTTACAGCACTCCAGGAAGAGGCCGTCACCCAGCTTCCTGctccaacaaacacacattaaaatgtatcatgtgttttatatatatatatagagagatatgaataaaaacaggcAGCGTCGAGGCCTTTGAGTGTTGGAAACTGACATGATGTTCGCTTTATGTACAGCCGTGACTCGTCCGCGTCCTTTGGCCCGAGCCATTCTGAACGCGTAGTCAGCGATGCGTAAAgatttggtcctggtgatgatCTTCAGACATTCAACAACACCCGGTACGTTCTGCAGGAATGGAGAGAAAGAGTGGAGATGCATGGAGGCCGGATTTGTTATGATTGGTGTATTTTGCCATCATTTGTGAACACACACCTCGTGCTCCAGGCTGCTGTACTCCCCCTCCGTGTTCTCCCTGATGATCATGATGTCGATGTTTCTGTGGCGCGTTCTCACTCCTGGTAGAGACTGGCAGTGCATCACGTTGGCATAGAGATCCAGAGTGGTGCTGCGGAGACAGGGTGAAGAGAACAAAAGAGGAGGATggacagagaggcagaaagagaacaaacacaaagagctgAAGCTGTTTATCAATGCTACAGAGGAAACAGAGGTTGTAAAACACTTGCTGCAGGAGTGtgggactttaaaaaaaattaacaaatcaaGTCGTCTTGAGTAGCGCTAAAAAagaaatcccatatcggtcgggCTCTAATCCTGTGTATTCTGAACAGTGAAGAAGAAACAATTCTTTACGTGGGTTTTAATCACAAGGGGGTATTACAGAAGCTTCCTATCTCAAGTCTTACgttaatatacaggtgcatctcaataacttagaatatcatagaaaagtttatttatgtcagtaattcaatttaaaagtggagttaacacattatatagattcattacacacagaatgaaacatttcatatcttaatgtatttaatttcttcgaattataatgattatggcttacatttaatcaagacctaaaattcagtgttttaaaaaaaatgaatatatatctatatgactcagtacttggttggggctatttgacttgaactactggaaatggccttttccatcatattctaatgtattgagatggaCCTTTAATTAGCTTTAATTCTGAATTCTGTCTCGTCTCATCTCGTGTTAGAAAATCTCTAATACTCAACATTGTTTATCAATTAGTACGTCAGGGCAAGTGGAGTTATTTCTCTCATCTTGCCAAGCAAAACCGCTTTGAaactgttgtttgttgttgtttctaactgacatataataaaaaatttgaacaaaaatgaAGCTAGGCATTCAACATCGGGACAGGTGAGTTAGAGGCGTTAGAGCTGGAGCTCTTAAAGCCTCCCGCACTCTGCCCCGGTTCTTTTGTTCTAGacttggtttttacaaaagactaaaaacaactgaatacagtttaccatttattgaaagaataatagACAAATGTAATGAGCAGTGCTGGACTCTGCTGTGTCCACGCCAGGATCACCAGTCAGAGTGCCAACAAGTTCCTCAATTCACAGTTATCTTCTGGGTCTGGGCCCTCTAGGTCGTCCTCAGACGAGCCTTCCATCGTTGCTTCCAGTCATCCCGATTCTCCATACATCTGGCCAGTTCATCGGTACTTTGTGCTCCTGCATCGTCCTTGAGTACGTCCACATATGTTAGTGTGGGACGTCCCACAGACCGGCGCCCATGTGTTGGTTCCCACAGCACCAGTTTGCTGGCTGACAGTTCTTGGTGCCTTTGGCAGTGTCCTGCTAGTCTCATTCTCCTGGCTGTTATATTCTGGCTCAACCTTGGAGCCAGAATATAAGTCTTGACCCTCATACAGAGTCTTGTTAGTAACATGTGTACTCTTGCTGATGTTAAGTACTGCACGCAGCATTCTGGTGTAGCACCCGTCTAGAGACTTCTGCAGGGTTGGCTTCAGGGTCCAGCATTCACTGCCATATAGGAGAACAGACTCCACAGTTGCAAAGAAGAAGCTAAGTTTGATTTGACGGGGGAGGTTGGAGTTCCATACACTGGTCATGCCATTCAGGGCCCTCCATGCAAGAGCCCCAGCCCCACAATAGGTTGGACTTTTTCGCGATTGGTCAATTTAGGATGTTGACGGCAGTATCCAACCCATACCGGTCACCTTGTGGTTTATGTCTTTTCAAAACTATGGtgtcatgtatgtatgtatgttacaTGTGTATGTTTCTTACTGAAATAGCTGCACCCTGACCTAGTTCTAAGCGGTTTTCAGGAAAGGTTCGGTAGAGGGCACGATGTGGTCTCTTAACCCAAAGCCAAATAGAAGAAGTGAGCCCTGCTCAGGATGAGGGCAGGATGTGTCCCCTTGACCTGCAGTTCAAGAGGGGaactaaactttaaatgttCGTTGAGCACTCTTCTTcaaagtcactgaagttttTTAACAAACACTATCCTTCAGAGGTTTCGGTAACCTCTTTAGAGAAATCCAAAGATGAtcttttttggggaaaatggtgCAGTGATGGTGCCTCTTCAAAATACTGTTAACTTACCGGAGCAGGTTGTTTCTGGACTTGTAGGATGGTGGAAGGTTGTGGTTCGTCTCAATGTTCCCTGGATAAACGACAAAATGAAAGATtgacaactaaaacaaagacacaatagTACTAGATACAGCAGAATGTCAGAATCTTCTTTTTGACTTTCTTATCGCTTTGCAAATGCTGAAATTGGAAACAAATTCAAACCCGCTGTGCTGCAAGGAATAAGCCTTACTAGTAAACGCTCTACTGATGACGCCCTGAGCATTTTATTCTTGACTGGTTGTGGTTAAATTTCTTGTGCactataacatttttaatgttatctGCAAGGTGAGTACCGTAATGAAACATCTCTGTCCAAGTTAAAAgtttaattcaaattttaaaaaataaaataaaatcttgaGCCCACTTGCAGTCTCGGTCTGGAGATGGTTATCTCAGTCTGTTGGTTGATCGGCTTTGATTTTGGTTCAGACTTTAGTACAGGCATCATGAATcagtagtcgtgtttccatcaactaatttttctgcgcttttgaagatttgcatgagaaaagcttgatggacacaccaaaatttgataaaacttttgaaaatgcgcATAAAGGTTTTTATGCTCGATTGCGGTGGTTCTCGTCTTTTTTTGTAGGAAAGTTAAAGCTCTAAACGAGAGattgaaacactttttctgaatatGTTCTGACACAGCGAACGCGTAACTCACATgagtgatcagctgtttccgctctgaaCAATTacaagttgcccaattgaatccaattcctaaAGACTCCATTTTCTCGCCAAAGTTATCTGATGAACaacctttttgttgttgtcgttttctctcttcttcttctccggtTTACTGacagatcagcctacagcagcatattacactgccatcttctgaccaaagtacattactgcagctttttttattcactctaaaccaGTTAATGGAAACTCACTAATCTgccttttctttaatgcaacatttctaatttttgttcAAACTTTGCTCcaactttaaagaaaacacgGCTATAGAATATTGCAATCAGTCTAAAATAATCGCAGTATATATTTTTCCCAAAGCGTGCAGCCctacgtgcacacacacatacacacttacctTTTAGTGCAACTCCATTACGTCTGATAGCCATGATGGCATTATCAATGTCATCTTCTGAGGCCTTAGTTGAGTCCACATTGACAACCTCAAAGTCCACTGGGACACAGCAGAACCTGATAACACACAGCAGATGGAGATCACTCCAGTATGAGGGAGCTGAGTCATGGAATgactggactgtgtgtgtgtgtgtgtgtgtgtgtgtgtgtgtgtgtgtgtgtgtgtgtgtgtctctgtgtgtgtgtgtgtgtgtgtgtgtgtgtgtgtgtgtgtgtgtgtgtgtgtgagagagagagagaattctCACCGGAATAGTTCACAGACGTGGTTGGCCAGCTCTGGTCCGATGCCATCTCCGGGAATCAGAGTCACAGTGTGTCTGCCTCCGTAGCGGGCAGGTGGAGGCTGAAACACAGACAGTCAAACTCCAGCAGAAACATCCTCTACAAAAACTACTGAGACAACTTGTAACTTATCCTTTTGCTACTCTAAATAATTCTAATATGCTAAATGTTGCACGTCTGTCTGTGCGTGTCGTAAGCAGACATACTCACTATGGTCTGGTGTGGGtggatggagagaggaggggttcagagcagaggagagagaacaGGGAGGTTAGCAGGACAAAGAGGAGAGGGAAGACACTCCAGCAGCTTCCTGGTGGCATCACAAGCATATTGATGAGACAAAACAATGTTGGTGCTCCTGCTGTAAAGACATGTTTGTTTTGAGAACCCCTTAAAAGGACCTGTGTTAATTAGTTTTGTTGAGTTGAACAAGGATTTTAACAACTTTAAGACCAGGAGAAATCGTCAAGCTATCACAAATTGATTTCTATCAACTTTCTATCAAGTTTTAAGCCTCATTTTTACTCTTCTTGGTTGTTTTAACTCTCTATTTTAACCAGATGAAGGATttaagtcattgtgtgtctggATCTCAATTTAGTAGAGAAACAAGCTGGGTAAACAGTAGCAACTGTTTGGCTCACAGCCCCTCCTGGACATCCTGTGTAGAGGATgccttttgccttttttttacacacattatGCAGAACATGTTGCttggcatgatttagaaattgtgtttgctcttcatttttttattcttttttttttaaatagtcaccaattgactgaacagtaatgaaatttctttaactattttattattgtttgtataatgtgtaataatgtataacaatggtaaatattgttgttattgcaGTTTTATGTTTAAGAAAGTCACGCTCTGGGTACCtttacagagtggtgaaaaatctgtcaaaaaaaaggtctattttcattccagctccaaAAATTATAATATCGGTTATCAGTGAATTTTCACCCTCCTAAAATCTGTATCGGCAACAGTAAATCCCATATCGGTGGGGCTCTAAACCTGTCTTCTCATCGgtgaaacactattttttatgtgaaaataCTTTTTGGATTGTTCCTACCAATCTTGAGTCTTACATTAAGATAACTAACTTTAATTCAGAAATCAGTCTTCTGTCTTAGATCTTTAATACTCAACATTGTTTATCAATTTGTATGTCTGTTACCAAGCAAGTGATTCTGTTTCCTCATCTCACCAAGCAAAGCTGCTTTGTAACTGTTGTTTTTCCTaatagaaatataaagaaaaatggaacaaaaacgATGCTAGGCATTAAACTTTGAGAGAGGTGAGTTAGAGTTTTTGGTGAAATTCAAAGACGTTCTTTTTATGGAAAATTTACCGAAAGGCTAACACAGCATCCAGACGAAGAAAAATCTTGGGCTTAGCAGTTTATTTACGATTTTGTGAAGTTAGGGTGCCTGTGGAATACACCTTTCCTATCTAAAGGAACTTAGGAACTGTTCATCTGGCACAATATTTTTTCCTGAATCATGTCCTAACCCTGATTACTGTGGTTACAAACATTTAAGATTTCTGGAAGTTCCTATGAACTGACGCCTGGTCTGATTGTTCTGAATAGGAGGGGGCTTCTGCAGATAATTTGGctcccagtaaaaaaaaacttcctgaacCATTAACACTGAAGAAATtagtcttttgttattgttttgattgagaccCAAAAGTGatagaaaatgacatattgtgCGTTTAAGTTGCACAACAGTAGGGTTGAAAGATTGGGAAGGTCATAAGGTAAACAGGTGTGGGTGTGTTCACTGAGCTCCTTTTTTATATAACTCACTGTGTAAGTGGACTTGTGTCTCTGATTACATGTAGCTGCTCCATAAACctgtaaatacagagaaaaGGAGGTCATTAAAGAACTCAAATGGTAAATAACAAGCCTCTTATCAAATCTACATCAGTGTcctgaaattaatttaaatccaGTCATTCTTTTTAAATTGGCAAGATTGAATTATCACCACAGTCACAGggcaattatttatttatagtaaaCGGATTAATTCACTTCATCACATTAAATAAGATGTTATTGtgatataaacaaaaatatgttttctaacAGCATGCTACAGCAGGGAGgcaaattaaaggaaaacacacacacaaaaatgaaaatgtatcaCTTGTAAGTAGACTTGGCATCCTATATTGCTCAAATTTCAGGCAttttaatgcactttattaAGATCCAAGCACTTGTCAAAACCTTGAAAAGtccacattaaaattcaagtgttttcaaggatttccagc encodes:
- the LOC131972313 gene encoding isocitrate dehydrogenase [NAD] subunit gamma, mitochondrial-like, with product MVTGPWRLSVGFTMRLTVSAQHAPATPAVVHPSSGKVNMTARSLSGALKLVFNNRLTRVYGAATCNQRHKSTYTTIPPPARYGGRHTVTLIPGDGIGPELANHVCELFRFCCVPVDFEVVNVDSTKASEDDIDNAIMAIRRNGVALKGNIETNHNLPPSYKSRNNLLRTTLDLYANVMHCQSLPGVRTRHRNIDIMIIRENTEGEYSSLEHENVPGVVECLKIITRTKSLRIADYAFRMARAKGRGRVTAVHKANIMKLGDGLFLECCKEVASGYPEITFDSMIVDNTTMQLVSRPQQFDVMVMPNLYGNVVSNVCAGLVGGPGLVPGANYGEDYAVFETGTRNTGRSIANRNTANPTAMLLASCLLLDHLKLHAYASMIRRAVLSTVTEARLHTADLGGQGSTSEVVQSVMNAVQSTGPRTLSI